The following coding sequences lie in one Rutidosis leptorrhynchoides isolate AG116_Rl617_1_P2 chromosome 4, CSIRO_AGI_Rlap_v1, whole genome shotgun sequence genomic window:
- the LOC139904584 gene encoding berberine bridge enzyme-like D-2 — translation MECNLLQKLTIFVFFIMSISIPTFACQYEHKQEPELEHENDQDRVQDEQDPTSLFTSCLTRFGVHNFTTNSNNDNSVYYEFLNFSIQNLRFSGSSMPKPAVIVFPETKEQLAKTVMCARESSLEIRARCGGHSYEGTSSVSTYGRPFVVIDMTKLEKVSVDVNSGTAWVEAGATLGQMYYAIAESSAVHGFSAGSCPTVGVGGHISGGGFGLLSRKYGLAADNVVDAILVTADGELMNREAMGEDVFWAIRGGGGGVWGIVYAFNVILSSVPETVTNFVVSRPGTKGYVTDLVNKWQHIAPKLPEDFYLSSFVGAGLPERKGKPGLSATFKGFYLGAKTKMLSIINQTFPELKVMENDCKETSWIESILFFSGYGDESSVSDLKNRFLQDKLYYKAKSDYVRIPIPRFGLTTALDILEKQPKGYVILDPYGGAMETISSDSIPFPHREGNIFTIQYLVEWKEVDSDKADEYLAWIRGFHGSMTPYVAQDPRAAYINYMDVDIGVMNWIKTRVDSDDAVEMGREWGEKYFYKNYDRLVRAKTQIDPYNVFRHQQSIPPMRLENKSQRESISSQ, via the coding sequence ATGGAGTGTAATCTCCTGCAAAAACTAACTATTTTTGTCTTCTTTATCATGTCTATTTCCATACCCACTTTTGCTTGTCAATACGAGCATAAGCAAGAGCCCGAGCTTGAACATGAAAATGATCAGGATCGAGTACAAGATGAACAAGACCCTACGAGTTTATTCACTTCGTGTTTAACTCGGTTTGGGGTTCACAATTTTACAACTAATTCGAATAATGATAATTCGGTTTATTATGAGTTTCTTAATTTTTCAATTCAAAATCTTAGATTTTCGGGTTCATCGATGCCTAAACCAGCGGTTATCGTGTTCCCGGAAACGAAAGAACAGTTGGCGAAAACAGTGATGTGTGCTCGAGAATCATCGTTAGAAATTCGGGCCCGGTGTGGAGGTCACAGCTATGAAGGGACATCATCCGTCTCCACGTACGGACGTCCGTTTGTGGTGATCGATATGACGAAATTAGAAAAAGTTTCTGTGGACGTGAACTCGGGAACTGCATGGGTTGAAGCGGGCGCAACACTTGGTCAAATGTACTACGCGATAGCCGAGTCGAGTGCGGTCCATGGTTTCTCAGCGGGGTCGTGCCCGACTGTGGGAGTAGGTGGTCATATTTCGGGTGGTGGGTTTGGGTTATTATCGCGAAAATATGGCCTAGCAGCTGATAATGTGGTAGACGCAATTTTAGTAACCGCAGACGGTGAGTTAATGAACAGGGAGGCCATGGGCGAGGATGTCTTTTGGGCGATTAGAGGTGGTGGTGGCGGGGTTTGGGGAATTGTGTACGCATTCAATGTTATATTGTCAAGCGTACCGGAAACAGTCACTAATTTCGTCGTGTCTAGACCAGGTACGAAGGGATATGTGACTGATTTGGTAAATAAATGGCAACACATTGCACCTAAATTGCCCGAAGacttttacttatcgtcatttgtAGGTGCAGGTTTGCCGGAACGCAAAGGCAAACCGGGTTTATCGGCTACGTTCAAAGGATTTTATTTGGGAGCGAAAACAAAAATGTTATCTATCATAAATCAAACGTTTCCTGAGCTAAAAGTCATGGAAAACGACTGTAAGGAAACGAGTTGGATTGAGTCGATTCTTTTCTTCTCGGGTTATGGAGATGAAAGTTCGGTTTCTGACTTGAAGAATCGCTTCTTACAAGATAAGTTGTACTACAAGGCCAAATCGGACTATGTTCGGATACCTATTCCAAGGTTCGGGCTAACTACCGCACTTGATATACTCGAGAAACAACCAAAAGGATATGTGATTTTGGACCCGTACGGTGGCGCAATGGAAACTATAAGTAGCGACTCGATTCCATTCCCTCATAGAGAAGGTAATATATTCACTATTCAGTATCTAGTGGAATGGAAAGAAGTAGACAGCGATAAAGCGGATGAGTACTTAGCTTGGATACGAGGGTTTCACGGCTCGATGACCCCCTATGTGGCACAAGACCCACGAGCCGCGTACATTAACTACATGGATGTTGATATCGGAGTAATGAACTGGATTAAAACTCGAGTCGACTCAGATGATGCGGTTGAGATGGGTCGAGAATGGGGGGAGAAGTACTTTTATAAGAATTACGATCGATTAGTGAGAGCGAAGACACAAATCGATCCGTACAATGTTTTTAGGCATCAACAGAGTATCCCTCCAATGCGTTTGGAGAACAAGAGTCAAAGGGAAAGTATATCCAGTCAATAG